In the genome of Montipora foliosa isolate CH-2021 chromosome 3, ASM3666993v2, whole genome shotgun sequence, one region contains:
- the LOC137995108 gene encoding uncharacterized protein: MDRDEYNRLLREASVDNTSKFVRINEERPKTRGRPPTHYHPLLQKEKELTKILNDTLPDSVATSRGTRLAHLYGLPKTHKSTLCMRPILSATNTYNYQLAKWLEDKLKPLSTNEYTVSDAFRCAEEIRSLSVKEEDLLVSYDVSALFTNVPLKETINIIVDKAFTDDWFNRTYNLNLQRQDLMKLLEVSTSNQLFQFNGQLYEQTDGVAMGSPLGPLMANVFMCHLEEQLTTNLADNFPTLYMRYVDDTLVSMPDVPSAQHFLETLNNLHANLNFTMELPCDNKISFIGFEIVKNGTILETRVYRKPTNTGLLLHYQSHADVRYKESLIKTMLHRAKSLSSTDEYFQQECSKLRSIFTRLGYPLGLINSIMKNFDRVSPTRGQDSTTTDKIVRINIPFKDQKSASAVRKQLKELNHKINNVTIQPIFTSRKLEQDLKPKEKKPDLVNQNCVVYIFKCDLCDADYVGITTRHLHQRIVEHKQSSIGNHFREHHGSLLRLKSSQFHVLKKCSSKFNCLVFEMLFIRKLKPSLNVQSDSINAKLFT; this comes from the coding sequence ATGGACAGAGATGAATATAATCGTCTCCTCCGTGAAGCATCTGTTGACAATACATCCAAGTTTGTCCGCATCAATGAGGAACGTCCTAAGACCCGCGGCAGGCCTCCTACACATTATCATCCTCTTCTCCAGAAAGAGAAAGAACTGACCAAAATACTCAACGATACGCTTCCTGATTCTGTTGCCACTTCACGCGGCACAAGATTAGCTCATCTTTATGGTCTTCCCAAGACACATAAATCTACTCTCTGTATGAGACCTATTTTATCAGCTACAAACACCTACAATTACCAACTTGCTAAATGGCTCGAAGACAAACTTAAACCACTGTCAACCAACGAATATACTGTTTCTGATGCATTTCGCTGTGCAGAAGAAATACGATCTCTATCTGTTAAAGAAGAAGACCTATTGGTTTCTTATGATGTGTCAGCACTATTTACCAACGTCCCACTAAAAGAGACTATCAACATTATTGTTGACAAAGCATTCACGGATGACTGGTTCAACAGAACATATAATCTGAACCTTCAAAGGCAAGATCTTATGAAGCTACTTGAGGTTTCGACATCAAATCAACTGTTCCAATTTAACGGTCAGCTTTACGAACAAACTGATGGCGTTGCTATGGGATCGCCCCTTGGTCCGTTAATGGCtaacgtgtttatgtgccaccTAGAAGAGCAACTTACAACAAACCTAGCTGACAACTTCCCAACTCTCTACATGAGATATGTCGACGATACTTTGGTGTCCATGCCTGATGTCCCCTCTGCACAACATTTCCTTGAGACATTGAACAATCTCCACGCTAACCTCAATTTCACAATGGAACTTCCCTGTGATAACAAGATCTCCTTCATTGGGTTTGAAATTGTCAAAAATGGGACAATTTTGGAAACGCGAGTTTACCGGAAACCTACCAACACTGGTTTGTTACTACATTACCAAAGTCATGCAGATGTACGTTACAAAGAATCGCTCATCAAAACAATGTTGCACCGTGCAAAATCTTTGTCATCTACAGATGAATATTTCCAACAGGAATGCAGTAAATTGCGTTCAATATTCACTCGTCTTGGTTACCCACTCGGCCTCATCAACAGCATCATGAAAAACTTTGATCGTGTTTCACCTACAAGAGGCCAGGACAGTACCACAACAGACAAGATTGTGCGTATCAACATTCCTTTCAAAGACCAGAAATCCGCCAGTGCTGTTagaaagcaattgaaagagctAAACCATAAGATCAATAATGTCACTATTCAGCCGATATTTACTAGTCGTAAGCTTGAACAAGATCTTAAGCCGAAAGAGAAGAAACCTGACTTGGTAAACCAAAATTGCGTTGTTTACATAtttaaatgtgatctgtgtgatgcagattatgttggaATAACAACCCGACACCTTCACCAACGCATCGTTGAACATAAGCAGTCATCAATTGGAAACCACTTCAGGGAACATCATGGTAGTCTCCTGAGATTGAAAAGCAGCCAATTTCACGTGCTTAAGAAGTGCAGCagcaaatttaactgtcttgtttTCGAAATGCTGTTCATCAGGAAACTTAAACCTTCTCTCAATGTACAAAGTGACTCCATTAATGCAAAactttttacttaa
- the LOC137994366 gene encoding olfactomedin-like protein 2A, with protein MFLYRHLVCLLFAFMAIDALDNATVNLRTKRSLSTQDLVLELMHRMIIAERNDLDKAGNSVSILQRDSCTSIKSIGKPVTHNARYVTQGAWMKDPLGIMGAENLFVMEGYYNQRYLKEYENMDKFKAGLVRKKYTLPYDWDGTGTVVYGPYLYYNRESSNQIVKYNLRSEGIEAYIGVNYCSPRSNQYQWGGYSGMDLAVDEQGLWVLCGTTNNDKRLTAGKIDVETNNIARNFYLSTERINSMGNAFVACGVIYTIDSYSSRSTTINFAYDTKTGKQWNPNIKFTNQYGYNSMVDYNPREKVLYAWDKRYQVTYPITFEEH; from the exons ATGTTTCTATATCGTCATCTTGTTTGCCTTCTTTTCGCTTTCATGGCT ATTGATGCACTTGACAACGCCACAGTCAATTTGCGCACCAAAAGATCCTTGTCCACTCAAGATCTCGTTCTGGAACTG ATGCATAGGATGATTATTGCTGAGAGGAATGACTTGGACAAAGCAGGCAACAGTGTTAGCATTCTCCAGAGAG ACAGTTGCACCAGCATCAAGTCGATCGGGAAACCTGTAACCCACAACGCAAGGTACGTTACTCAAGGAGCCTGGATGAAAGACCCGCTTGGAATCATGGGCGCTGAGAATTTATTTGTGATGGAAGGTTACTATAACCAAAGGTACCTTAAAGAGTATGAAAACATGGACAAGTTTAAAGCTGGTTTGGTGCGTAAAAAGTACACACTGCCTTATGACTGGGACGGAACAGGTACTGTGGTGTATGGACCATATCTCTACTACAACAG AGAAAGTTCCAACCAAATTGTGAAGTACAACCTGCGATCAGAGGGAATAGAGGCTTACATAGGGGTGAATTATTGCTCACCGAGAAGTAACCAGTACCAGTGGGGTGGATACAGTGGAATGGACCTGGCAGTAGATGAGCAGGGTTTGTGGGTGTTATGTGGAACTACCAACAACGATAAAAGACTCACCGCCGGTAAAATCGATGTGGAGACAAACAACATTGCCCGTAATTTTTACCTAAGCACAG AACGTATCAATTCGATGGGGAATGCTTTTGTTGCTTGTGGAGTGATCTACACTATTGACAGCTACAGCAGCCGATCCACCACAATCAACTTCGCTTACGACACGAAGACCGGAAAACAGTGGAACCCCAACATAAAGTTCACCAACCAATATGGCTACAACTCCATGGTGGATTACAATCCAAGGGAAAAAGTGCTGTACGCTTGGGATAAGAGATATCAAGTCACTTATCCCATTACTTTTGAGGAACATTAA